From a single Oncorhynchus nerka isolate Pitt River linkage group LG11, Oner_Uvic_2.0, whole genome shotgun sequence genomic region:
- the LOC115137072 gene encoding ribitol 5-phosphate transferase FKRP-like, whose protein sequence is MRVSFCQGLLTGAIVLNLLILYYVSRAQQQMMEKRRDPGRGSRKAALPASGLGGGMGGLVGVGGGMVGPGGVGGEGNSHGPRVTVLLREFEDFENYVGDVARSFLHQRPELPFLAVSDTPPYPPLSLPDGARLLVLSPSPEQPPQAHRPEFHVQTEFVLLVPDGVELEQGRAVERLIRELEGEGGGPVRLVAAPVLARSAVQCLHLRVSLREWTATYTPAASGSSGSVCTALQGDAVVLIRSEDLFNLSVPLGRPLLPSLFIQTSLHGWKVKLLESPCFSASHRPLFSSAHNQWKADSHLKEATSRLMRNFGLKRLLLADGKEQWHGCGKETERCFSTVRDDTPEYLYLDRWTPPCCLRALRETTKYVINILESSGVRYWLEGGSLLGAARHQDIIPWDYDVDLGIYLEDVPNCDYLKNLDSGSLVDANGYVWERAVEGDFYRVQYSEANHLHVDLWPFYPRNGVMTKDTWMEHKQDVEFPEHFLQPLVPMPFAGVTAYGPNNHRAFLELKFGEGVIENPQYPNPAKKRLDRSRL, encoded by the coding sequence ATGCGGGTGAGTTTCTGCCAGGGCCTTCTGACTGGAGCCATTGTTCTGAACCTGCTCATCCTCTACTATGTGTCCCGAGCCCAGCAGCAGATGATGGAGAAACGCCGGGACCCAGGAAGGGGCTCCAGGAAGGCTGCTTTACCTGCATCTGGGCTGGGGGGCGGCATGGGGGGCCTGGTGGGGGTTGGCGGGGGGATGGTTGGCCCTGGAGGTGTCGGGGGAGAGGGGAACAGCCACGGCCCCCGTGTGACTGTCCTCCTACGGGAGTTTGAGGACTTTGAGAACTACGTCGGTGATGTGGCACGCTCCTTCCTGCACCAGAGACCTGAGCTGCCCTTCTTGGCTGTGTCTGACACCCCGCCctatccccctctgtctctccccgatGGGGCCCGTCTCCTGGTGCTCTCCCCCAGCCCCGAGCAGCCTCCGCAGGCCCACCGGCCAGAGTTCCACGTCCAGACAGAGTTTGTGCTGCTGGTGCCTGACGGGGTGGAGCTGGAGCAGGGCCGGGCTGTGGAGAGGCTGATCCGGGAGCTGGAGGGGGAAGGTGGGGGGCCCGTGAGGCTGGTGGCGGCCCCCGTGTTGGCGCGCTCGGCCGTCCAGTGCCTGCACCTGCGGGTCAGTCTGAGAGAGTGGACGGCCACCTACACCCCAGCGGCGTCTGGGagcagtggtagcgtgtgtacaGCCCTTCAGGGGGACGCAGTGGTCCTCATCCGCTCCGAGGACCTCTTCAACCTGTCTGTCCCACTGGGGAGGCCCCTGCTGCCCTCGCTCTTCATCCAGACCTCCCTGCATGGCTGGAAGGTCAAGCTCCTGGAGAGCCCCTGCTTCTCCGCCAGCCACCGGCCTCTCTTCAGCTCAGCCCACAACCAGTGGAAGGCAGACAGCCATCTGAAGGAGGCCACTAGCCGGCTGATGAGGAACTTTGGGCTGAAGCGTCTCCTACTGGCTGATGGGAAGGAGCAGTGGCACGGCTGTGGGAAGGAGACGGAGCGTTGCTTCAGTACGGTCCGGGACGACACCCCTGAGTACCTGTACCTGGATCGCTGGACCCCTCCATGCTGCCTGCGCGCCCTACGCGAGACCACCAAGTATGTGATCAACATCCTGGAGAGCTCCGGGGTGCGCTACTGGCTGGAAGGAGGCTCCCTGCTGGGGGCGGCCCGCCACCAGGACATCATCCCCTGGGACTATGATGTGGACCTGGGCATCTACCTGGAGGACGTGCCCAACTGTGACTACCTGAAGAACCTGGATTCTGGTTCTCTGGTGGATGCTAACGGCTATGTGTGGGAGCGGGCAGTGGAGGGGGACTTCTACAGGGTGCAATACAGCGAGGCTAACCACCTTCACGTGGACCTGTGGCCCTTCTACCCGCGGAACGGCGTCATGACCAAAGACACGTGGATGGAGCACAAGCAGGATGTGGAGTTCCCCGAGCACTTCCTGCAGCCGCTGGTGCCGATGCCGTTCGCCGGCGTCACCGCCTACGGCCCGAACAACCACCGCGCCTTCCTGGAGCTCAAGTTTGGGGAGGGGGTCATCGAGAACCCCCAGTACCCCAATCCTGCCAAGAAGAGGCTGGACAGGAGCCGGCTGTGA
- the LOC115137071 gene encoding neutral amino acid transporter B(0)-like, whose translation MAENMEGKVSNGEAHLDEPVANGLRHKKCSNETTVEKIKRLVMANLLVILTVAGVIIGVFIGLGVRHMELSRTQILYVGFPGELLIRLLKMIIIPLVVCSLVSGAASIDPKALGKLGGWAMIFFLVTTLIASAIGVIMAFIISPGSNTGSKPILSDDGELPQAKEVVDSFLDLIRNIFPSNLVSAAFQSYATSYKFVTKNVSNGSPSITVEKVPFGTDQDGMNILGLVVFAIVFGVALRKLGEEGEILIKFFNSFNEATMVLVSWIMWYAPLGIMFLVAGKIVEMEDVGTLFASLGKYIACCIVGHAIHGLLVLPGIYFIITRKNPYTFLWGIFTALATGFGTSSSSATLPLMMKCVEENNGVSKHISRFILPIGATVNMDGAALFQCVAAVFIAQLNNIPLNFIQVFTILVTATASSVGAAGIPAGGVLTLAIILEAVGLPTSDISLILAVDWLVDRTCTILNVEGDAYGAGLLQWYVDRSDKPREGPELSEVKLEGGTPALPEHSPLIEEKESSRGAGDETAAARGSEKESVM comes from the exons ATGGCAGAAAACATGGAGGGGAAGGTATCCAACGGAGAAGCGCATCTTGATGAGCCGGTAGCCAACGGACTCCGCCACAAGAAGTGTTCCAACGAGACAACCGTGGAGAAAATAAAGAGGTTAGTCATGGCCAACTTGCTGGTGATTCTCACAGTGGCCGGGGTGATCATCGGGGTGTTCATCGGACTTGGTGTGCGCCACATGGAGCTGAGCAGGACACAGATCCTCTACGTGGGCTTCCCCGGGGAGCTGCTCATCCGGTTGTTGAAAATGATCATCATCCCCCTGGTGGTGTGCAGCCTGGTGTCCGGGGCGGCCAGCATCGACCCCAAAGCTCTGGGCAAGCTGGGCGGCTGGGCGATGATTTTCTTTTTGGTCACCACTTTAATTGCATCAGCCATCGGGGTGATCATGGCGTTCATCATCTCCCCCGGATCAAACACCGGCTCCAAGCCAATTTTGTCGGATGACGGCGAGCTGCCCCAGGCCAAAGAAGTGGTGGACTCCTTCTTGGACCTGATCAG AAACATCTTCCCCTCCAACTTGGTGTCTGCTGCCTTTCAGTCT tACGCTACCAGTTACAAGTTTGTGACCAAGAATGTCTCGAATGGCTCGCCCAGCatcacagtggagaag gttcCCTTTGGCACAGACCAGGACGGTATGAACATCCTAGGACTGGTGGTGTTTGCCATAGTGTTTGGTGTGGCCCTGAGgaagctgggagaggagggagagatcctCATCAAGTTCTTCAACTCCTTCAACGAGGCCACCATGGTGCTGGTGTCCTGGATCATGTG gtatgCCCCCCTTGGAATCATGTTCTTGGTAGCAGGGAAGATCGTGGAGATGGAGGACGTGGGAACGCTGTTTGCCAGCCTGGGCAAGTACATCGCCTGCTGTATCGTCGGCCACGCCATCCACGGCCTTCTGGTCCTGCCGGGCATCTACTTTATCATCACCCGCAAGAACCCCTACACCTTCCTGTGGGGCATCTTCACCGCTCTGGCCACCGGCTTTGGCACCAGCTCCAG ctctgCCACCCTGCCCCTGATGATGAAGTGTGTGGAGGAGAACAACGGTGTGTCGAAGCACATCAGTCGTTTCATTCTGCCCATCGGGGCCACGGTGAACATGGACGGTGCAGCGCTCTTCCAGTGTGTGGCGGCCGTCTTCATCGCTCAGCTCAACAACATCCCGCTCAACTTCATCCAAGTCTTCACCATCCT AGTGACAGCCACGGCGTCCAGTGTGGGAGCAGCAGGGATCCCCGCGGGGGGCGTGCTGACGCTGGCCATCATCCTGGAGGCAGTGGGACTGCCCACCAGCGACATCTCCCTCATCCTCGCCGTCGACTGGCTCGT GGACCGTACCTGCACCATTCTGAACGTGGAGGGCGACGCCTATGGAGCCGGGCTGCTGCAGTGGTACGTGGACCGCTCTGACAAGCCCAGGGAGGGGCCGGAGCTAAGCGAGGTAAAGCTGGAGGGTGGCACGCCTGCCTTGCCGGAGCACTCGCCCCTCATCGAGGAGAAGGAGAGCAGCAGGGGCGCGGGCGACGAGACGGCGGCGGCTCGCGGCTCTGAGAAAGAGTCGGTCATGTAG